The proteins below are encoded in one region of uncultured Desulfovibrio sp.:
- the polA gene encoding DNA polymerase I, with product MSLQERLGLDTAPLLLMDGSAFIFRGFFANRNMQRSDGFPTNALVVVSRVLLRILRDEAPSHFVFVQDGRGKNFRHERYPLYKANRDATPEDLVRQIDPIQRMVRALGLPLVVSQGCEADDCIASLAARLSPQRPVVIVSGDKDLKQCLSPRVSLWDPGSREEKLLTLDDFVNESGVRPEQWPDVQALIGDSSDNIPGVPGIGPKKAQQIFEHCSSLEDIRDHFDKVPAKLQDKLREHLEAMFVWRDLTTLRRDFCTELTLDDLAVRPPDVAACRELAAEFELFALRRDLEAYLKRRSAATAAPVPVPAAGGTQTGEQGDPAPVRSAGTQLSLLDMAAPSLEPVLPPIRCQAEDLPDSRGARVAIIWAQGPDMPPHLALDSGGGTCWSARWSGSQAVLLRWLQAADAIVTEDAKPLLGRSHALPPEVLPRLFDLSLASYLLDPEENDHGWPKLVVRWGAALPGGQEQGAAGLALGMAGLLENRLARDGLLDLYRHLEMPLVPVLARMEARGIAIDAAAFQSFLADVQKELDALTATVYAAAGRQFNIRSAQQLGEVLFGTLALPSPRKTRGGQASTSQATLEKLAGRHPVVDSILQYRKLEKMRSTYLDPLPRLVDANGRLHTTFNQKATATGRLSSSNPNLQNIPVRGPLGKRMRACFIAGPGNALVSADYSQVELRVLAHMSQDAVLLEAFRHGADIHARTAALIYDCAPEAVSPDQRRNAKTINFGLIYGMGAQKLAQELKISLAEAKDFIARYFEHLTGLKAFYEAVEAAARRQGFVTTLGGRRRLLPDIHSANGQAAALARRQAINTVIQGSAADIIKLAMLAVDADPELARMDARLLLQVHDELLLEVPQEAAQDAARQVTRLMASVAPGGTPLSIPLVVDAGVGHDWGTAH from the coding sequence ATGTCACTGCAAGAACGTCTTGGTCTTGATACGGCGCCCCTTTTGCTGATGGACGGTTCAGCCTTCATCTTCCGGGGCTTTTTTGCCAATCGCAACATGCAGCGTTCCGACGGCTTTCCCACCAATGCCCTGGTGGTGGTCAGCCGGGTGCTGCTGCGCATTTTGCGCGACGAGGCGCCCAGCCATTTTGTTTTTGTGCAGGACGGCCGGGGCAAGAACTTCCGGCATGAGCGCTACCCCCTCTACAAGGCCAACCGGGATGCCACCCCCGAAGACCTGGTGCGGCAGATTGATCCCATTCAGCGCATGGTGCGGGCACTGGGGCTGCCGCTGGTGGTTTCGCAGGGTTGCGAGGCCGACGACTGCATTGCTTCGCTGGCGGCGCGCCTTTCGCCGCAGCGCCCCGTGGTCATTGTCAGCGGCGACAAGGACCTCAAGCAGTGCCTCAGCCCCCGTGTGAGCTTGTGGGACCCCGGATCCCGCGAGGAAAAGCTGCTGACGCTGGATGATTTTGTGAACGAGAGCGGCGTCAGGCCCGAGCAGTGGCCCGATGTGCAGGCGCTCATCGGCGACAGCAGTGACAATATCCCCGGCGTGCCGGGCATCGGTCCCAAGAAGGCGCAGCAGATTTTCGAGCACTGTTCCTCGCTGGAGGATATCCGCGATCATTTTGACAAGGTGCCGGCCAAGTTGCAGGACAAGTTGCGGGAGCATCTGGAGGCCATGTTTGTCTGGAGAGACCTGACCACCCTGCGCCGGGACTTCTGCACGGAGCTGACCCTGGATGACCTGGCCGTGCGGCCGCCCGATGTGGCGGCCTGCCGTGAGCTGGCAGCGGAATTCGAGCTGTTTGCCCTGCGCCGTGATCTGGAAGCCTACCTGAAGCGCCGCAGTGCGGCGACGGCGGCGCCTGTGCCCGTACCGGCAGCCGGCGGCACGCAGACGGGCGAGCAGGGCGATCCTGCCCCCGTGCGCAGTGCCGGTACCCAGCTCAGCCTGCTGGACATGGCTGCCCCGTCTCTGGAACCGGTGCTGCCGCCCATCCGCTGCCAGGCAGAGGACCTGCCGGACAGCCGCGGCGCGCGCGTGGCCATCATCTGGGCGCAGGGGCCGGACATGCCGCCTCATCTGGCCCTGGACAGCGGCGGGGGCACGTGCTGGTCTGCCCGCTGGAGCGGCAGCCAGGCCGTGCTGCTGCGCTGGTTGCAGGCCGCGGACGCCATTGTGACCGAAGATGCCAAGCCCCTGCTGGGACGGAGCCATGCCCTGCCGCCCGAGGTGCTGCCGCGTCTCTTTGATCTGAGCCTGGCCTCCTACTTGCTGGACCCGGAAGAGAATGACCACGGCTGGCCCAAGCTGGTCGTGCGCTGGGGCGCGGCGCTGCCCGGCGGGCAGGAGCAGGGGGCGGCTGGTCTGGCGCTGGGCATGGCCGGCCTGCTGGAAAACCGGCTGGCCCGTGACGGCCTGCTGGACCTGTACCGGCATCTGGAAATGCCGCTGGTTCCGGTGTTGGCCCGCATGGAAGCCCGGGGCATTGCCATTGATGCGGCAGCCTTTCAGAGTTTTCTGGCAGATGTGCAGAAGGAGCTGGATGCGCTGACGGCCACGGTATATGCCGCGGCCGGCCGGCAGTTCAATATCCGTTCGGCGCAGCAGCTGGGCGAGGTGCTGTTCGGTACGCTGGCGCTGCCGTCCCCCCGCAAGACGCGCGGCGGTCAGGCCTCCACCAGCCAGGCCACGCTGGAAAAGCTGGCCGGCCGGCATCCCGTGGTGGACAGCATTCTGCAGTACCGCAAGCTGGAAAAGATGCGCTCCACCTATCTGGACCCGCTGCCGCGGCTGGTGGACGCCAACGGGCGCCTGCACACCACCTTCAATCAGAAGGCCACGGCCACGGGGCGCCTTTCGTCCAGCAATCCCAACCTCCAGAACATTCCGGTGCGCGGTCCGCTGGGCAAGCGCATGCGGGCCTGCTTCATCGCCGGACCGGGCAATGCCCTGGTCTCTGCCGACTATTCGCAGGTGGAGCTGCGCGTGCTGGCCCACATGTCGCAGGATGCCGTCCTGCTGGAGGCCTTTCGCCACGGCGCGGACATTCATGCCCGCACGGCGGCCCTGATCTATGACTGCGCGCCCGAAGCGGTCAGCCCGGACCAGCGGCGCAACGCCAAGACCATCAATTTCGGCCTCATCTACGGCATGGGGGCGCAGAAACTGGCCCAGGAACTGAAGATCAGCCTTGCTGAGGCCAAGGACTTCATTGCCCGCTACTTTGAGCACCTCACCGGCCTCAAGGCCTTTTACGAGGCTGTGGAGGCCGCAGCCCGTCGCCAGGGCTTTGTGACAACTCTGGGCGGACGCCGCCGCCTGCTGCCGGACATTCATTCCGCCAACGGCCAGGCCGCGGCACTGGCCCGCCGTCAGGCCATCAATACGGTGATTCAGGGGTCCGCCGCGGACATCATCAAGCTGGCCATGCTTGCCGTGGATGCGGACCCGGAGCTGGCGCGCATGGATGCCCGCCTGTTGTTGCAGGTGCATGACGAACTGCTGCTGGAAGTGCCGCAGGAGGCTGCGCAGGATGCTGCCCGGCAGGTGACCCGACTCATGGCCTCGGTGGCGCCCGGCGGCACGCCCCTGTCCATCCCGCTGGTGGTGGATGCCGGCGTGGGGCATGACTGGGGAACGGCCCATTAG